The following coding sequences lie in one Aricia agestis chromosome 10, ilAriAges1.1, whole genome shotgun sequence genomic window:
- the LOC121731399 gene encoding glutamate receptor ionotropic, kainate 2-like, with product MLLLQQTLLPIEILLHTIVKEYLLASYCITVVSEYPFDVKLPNNFMYIEPQENDKSCNDTLPQKMLEASEAGCSDYIVQMKDPKRFMTILDQNIHLGNTRRSERKIIILPIPDVTYKESNDELLEILTMKETSFIANILLILASEEHCITYDLVTHKYYGTTDTEQALYLDKWNSCTCKFDKNENLFPHDMANLQGKEVKVAAFTYKPYVLLDLDTGLAPLGRDGMEMRIVDEFCRWINCTVKIVRDDEHEWGEIYENLTGVGVIGNVFEDRADLGITALYSWFEEYVEMDFSCPIIRTAITCIVPSPRLLASWEMPLLPFSLYMWIGLFLTFVYASLALFVAQGFSGHKIFFTTFGIMITQSQPEHGFSSWRIRNVIGWMMLTGLVLDNAYSGGLASTFTVPKYEKSIDTIEDIVDRELTWGATHDAWIFSLMLSQEPLIKDLLRLFKTYPAEELQRKSFTRNMAFSIEKLPAGYFAIGEYITKEASKDFTIMLENFYYEQCVVMLRKSSPYTEKLSEFVGRLHESGLILSWETQVALNYLDFEVQLEVKLSRSKHDVENIEPLSFRQVVGVFIIYGLGMGAAVIAFVFEVLIFREKKI from the exons ATGTTATTGTTACAACAAACACTTTTACCAATCGAAATTCTATTGCATACAATCGTCAAAGAATACTTACTTGCATCATACTGTATTACAGTAGTATCTGAATATCCTTTTGATGTTAAATTACCAAATAATTTCATGTATATTGAGCCTCAAgaaaacgacaaaagttgcaatgATACTCTACCTCAGAAGATGCTAGAAGCTTCCGAAGCGGGCTGCTCAGACTATATCGTTCAAATGAAAGATCCAAAACGGTTCATGACTATCCTAGATCAAAATATACATTTAGGGAATACTAGGCGAAGTGAAAGAAAGATTATTATCCTACCAATACCCGATGTGACATACAAAGAAAGCAACGATGAACTCTTGGAAATTTTAACGATGAAAGAGACCAGTTTCATAGCTAACATCTTACTGATATTGGCTTCTGAAGAACATTGTATTACATATGATTTGGTAACCCATAAATATTATGGGACTACTGACACTGAACAGGCTCTATATCTGGATAAATGGAACTCCTGTACCTGtaaattcgataaaaatgaAAACCTATTTCCACACGATATGGCGAATTTGCAAGGGAAAGAAGTGAAAGTGGCAGCATTCACGTACAAGCCCTATGTGCTTTTAGATTTAGATACCGGTCTTGCACCTCTAGGTCGTGATGGAATGGAAATGAGAATCGTTGACGAATTTTGCAG ATGGATAAACTGCACCGTAAAAATAGTAAGGGATGATGAGCACGAGTGGGGGGAAATATACGAAAATCTCACAGGTGTCGGCGTCATAGGAAACGTTTTCGAAGATAGAGCCGACTTGGGAATAA CTGCTCTATATTCCTGGTTTGAAGAATACGTTGAGATGGACTTTTCATGTCCTATTATACGAACTGCTATAACTTGCATAGTGCCGTCGCCTAG ATTACTGGCTAGTTGGGAGATGCCCCTTCTCCCTTTCAGTCTCTACATGTGGATAGGGTTGTTCCTGACGTTCGTATATGCATCTCTAGCTTTATTTGTTGCCCAAGGCTTTTCGGGCCACAAAATATTCTTTACCACTTTTGGTATAATGATAACACag TCCCAGCCAGAACACGGTTTCAGCTCGTGGCGAATACGCAATGTGATAGGATGGATGATGTTGACCGGCTTGGTTTTGGACAACGCCTACAGCGGCGGTCTAGCGTCCACCTTCACAGTGCCTAAATATGAGAAATCCATCGATACCATAGAAGACATCGTCGATAGAGAGCTGACGTGGGGGGCTACTCACGACGCGTGGATATTCTCCCTAATGCTTTCGCAAGAG ccaTTAATTAAAGATCTACTTAGGCTTTTCAAAACTTATCCAGCCGAAGAGTTGCAGCGTAAAAGTTTTACGAGAAACATGGCTTTCAGCATTGAGAAGTTACCAGCAG GATACTTTGCGATCGGTGAGTACATAACGAAGGAAGCGTCTAAGGACTTCACAATAATGTTGGAGAACTTCTATTACGAGCAATGTGTGGTGATGCTGCGGAAAAGCTCGCCCTACACGGAGAAGCTGAGCGAATTCGTTGGACGGCTACACGAGAGTGGACTAATACTGTCATGGGAAACTCAG GTAGCCTTAAATTATTTGGACTTTGAAGTGCAGTTGGAGGTAAAATTGTCTAGATCGAAACATGACGTCGAAAATATAGAGCCCTTAAGTTTTCGTCAGGTTGTg GGAGTTTTCATAATATACGGATTAGGTATGGGAGCTGCGGTAATCGCTTTCGTATTTGAGGTATTAATTTTTCGGGAAAAGAAGATCTAG
- the LOC121730937 gene encoding protein THEM6-like: protein MLCLIVPLIALAYIFWDVNYFLRIAFTIGIGRLFQKKCGVNDTTTIYGFCTTQDVDIFLKHMNNARYVRELDFARFHFYDRTGIYKNIIEARGHALQGASSIRYRRTIPIFTAYKIETKLIYWEDKTLFIEQKFITLNDGFVRAVIISRQNLIDVDVATLFKNLPGADTKLECPEEVKHWLQSIEVSSAKLRKKD, encoded by the exons ATGCTCTGTTTAATAGTGCCACTTATTGCTTTGGCGTACATCTTTTGGGATGTCAATTACTTCCTACGCATCGCTTTCACCATCGGAATCGGGAGATTGTTCCAGAAGAAATGCGGGGTCAACGACACTACAACTATTTACG GTTTCTGCACAACACAGGACGTTGACATATTCTTGAAGCACATGAACAATGCCCGGTATGTGAGGGAGCTGGACTTCGCCCGCTTCCACTTCTATGACAGAACGGGCATCTACAAGAACATCATCGAAGCCAGGGGCCACGCGCTACAAGGGGCATCCAGCATCAGATATCGACGGACTATACCGATATTCACCGCGTACAAAATTGAAACCAAG CTAATATATTGGGAGGATAAGACCCTTTTCATTGAACAGAAGTTCATCACACTTAACGACGGTTTCGTGCGCGCTGTGATCATTTCCCGACAGAACCTGATTGACGTTGACGTTGCTACGCTCTTCAAGAACCTTCCTGGAGCAGACACCAAGCTGGAATGCCCAGAAGAGGTGAAACATTGGCTCCAATCCATAGAGGTGTCCAGCGCGAAGCTAAGAAAGAAAGATTAG